A genomic stretch from Edaphobacter aggregans includes:
- a CDS encoding cysteine desulfurase family protein, with protein sequence MQRIYMDANATTPLLPEVYEAMRPFWIEHFGNASSIHQHGQHARAAVDHARDAIARLFHCRASEIVFTSGGTESDNLALFGTLTSELSPTKEKTHVITTSIEHHAILHAAESLEHRNIDVTFLPCTAQGIIEPAELIGAIRPNTKLVSVMFANNETGVVQPIAALAAIAHAAGALFHTDAVQAAGKLPLDLGPHGPLKDVDLLTISGHKMHAPKGIGILFVRRNVRLNPMMHGGSHERQRRAGTENVAGIVGLGKAAEIAQQWLATEGPAKLAALRDRLEQGILAQVPEAGVNGGGAPRVANTTNIYFDHIEAEALVIALDLKGLSVSGGSACQSGATEPSHVLTAMGLSSNRARASIRFSLSKLTTEEEVDHALELIPTAVAHLRELSPTWQQHAVATEA encoded by the coding sequence ATGCAGCGTATTTACATGGACGCTAACGCCACCACGCCTCTCCTCCCAGAGGTTTACGAGGCCATGCGTCCCTTCTGGATCGAACACTTCGGCAACGCCAGCTCCATCCACCAGCACGGCCAGCACGCCCGCGCCGCCGTCGACCACGCCCGCGACGCCATCGCCCGCCTGTTCCACTGCCGCGCCTCCGAGATCGTCTTCACCTCCGGCGGCACCGAAAGCGACAACCTCGCCCTCTTCGGCACCCTCACCTCCGAGCTCTCTCCCACCAAAGAGAAGACCCACGTCATTACCACCAGCATCGAGCACCACGCCATTCTCCACGCCGCAGAGTCGCTCGAGCACCGCAATATCGACGTAACCTTCCTCCCCTGCACCGCACAAGGCATCATCGAACCGGCTGAGCTCATCGGAGCCATCCGCCCCAACACCAAGCTCGTCAGCGTCATGTTCGCGAACAACGAGACTGGCGTCGTCCAGCCCATCGCCGCGCTCGCCGCCATCGCCCACGCCGCCGGAGCCCTCTTCCACACCGACGCCGTCCAGGCCGCTGGCAAGCTCCCCCTCGACCTCGGCCCCCACGGCCCCCTCAAGGACGTCGATCTCCTCACCATCTCCGGCCACAAGATGCACGCTCCCAAAGGCATCGGCATCCTCTTCGTCCGCCGCAACGTCCGTCTCAACCCGATGATGCACGGCGGCTCCCACGAGCGTCAGCGCCGCGCCGGAACCGAAAACGTAGCCGGCATCGTAGGCCTTGGCAAAGCCGCCGAAATCGCCCAGCAGTGGCTCGCCACCGAAGGCCCCGCCAAACTAGCCGCCCTCCGCGACCGCCTCGAACAAGGCATCCTCGCCCAGGTCCCCGAAGCTGGCGTCAACGGCGGTGGAGCGCCACGCGTAGCCAACACCACAAACATCTACTTCGACCACATCGAAGCCGAAGCCCTCGTCATAGCCCTTGACCTCAAAGGACTCTCCGTCAGCGGAGGCAGCGCCTGCCAGTCCGGAGCCACCGAGCCCTCCCACGTCCTCACTGCGATGGGCCTAAGCTCCAACCGAGCCCGAGCCAGCATCCGCTTCTCCCTCTCCAAACTCACCACCGAAGAGGAAGTAGACCACGCTCTCGAACTCATCCCAACCGCCGTAGCTCACCTCCGCGAGCTCTCCCCCACCTGGCAGCAGCACGCAGTCGCTACAGAAGCCTGA
- a CDS encoding DinB family protein — protein sequence MIKQIVMTLALAACCVTGARAQMNNATPKADPGAVVDPSKSLSALLKIYEDEMMGLVNAMPADKYSFAPSQAIFKPEQVTKYDGVRTFGQMVGHVAQANYYFYGSLGGAKPDVDVKAIGSMTSKEDLVKALAASFAYAHKQIDTMTAANAFASVKGDQTNTSMVAFGIAHGFDHYGQLAEYLRMNGIVPPASAK from the coding sequence ATGATAAAGCAGATAGTTATGACGTTGGCGCTGGCTGCTTGTTGCGTGACGGGAGCGCGGGCGCAGATGAACAATGCGACTCCGAAGGCTGATCCAGGTGCGGTGGTTGATCCTTCTAAATCACTTAGTGCGCTGCTGAAGATTTATGAAGACGAGATGATGGGCCTGGTGAATGCCATGCCCGCGGACAAATATAGCTTCGCGCCAAGCCAGGCGATCTTCAAGCCCGAGCAGGTGACAAAGTATGACGGAGTGCGGACGTTTGGGCAGATGGTTGGGCATGTGGCGCAGGCGAACTACTACTTCTATGGCTCGTTGGGCGGAGCAAAGCCTGATGTGGATGTGAAGGCGATTGGGAGCATGACGTCCAAGGAGGATCTGGTGAAGGCACTGGCGGCTTCGTTTGCTTATGCCCACAAACAGATTGATACGATGACGGCGGCGAATGCGTTTGCTTCGGTGAAGGGTGACCAGACGAATACGAGTATGGTGGCGTTTGGCATCGCGCATGGCTTCGACCACTATGGGCAGCTGGCTGAGTATCTGCGGATGAATGGGATTGTGCCTCCGGCGAGTGCGAAGTAG
- a CDS encoding DUF1254 domain-containing protein produces the protein MQAIRLVLRSLGCVIALALITATGCNGKSAPSTSPTTEAQTPPKMKMTTDIPPEITTPDSVDTRIGTLKFFDGFPDDKTTQLVYDNLDFQRGVQAFLRGIPGASIQAFLPAAKKFGGVDGNVMIFEDLMDSKALWLTPNNSSVYFYTWLDTSKGPIVMETPPNVLGVIDDHWFRWVGDYGNAGPDKGKGGKFLFLPPDYKGEVPKGYFVMRPATYGVWAPGRGMLVNGDPKPAVESIKKLLKVYPLAQAAHPPATKFTNMSGIPHSTIHANNFHFYEEVHEVLEMEPNEALDPETLGLFASIGLQKGKPFAPDDRMKKILTEAVAVGNATARALSFRSRDEASYIYPGSSWWIPSSSGYQFLLVPGVFDLDSRSGFHYWATGVTPAMFAKMVGKGSQYAAAFTDSSHHGLDGSKTYKVHLPPNIPAKDNWSFTLYDNQTRSCLQTDQRFPSVNSFDKGLVTNPDGSTDVWFSPKLPAGVPEANWAQTIPGKGWNMLFRLYGPLEPWFDKTWRVGEVELVK, from the coding sequence ATGCAAGCAATTCGACTCGTGCTCCGTTCACTCGGCTGCGTCATTGCCCTTGCGCTTATAACGGCCACCGGCTGTAACGGCAAGTCTGCGCCTTCGACTTCCCCCACCACTGAGGCGCAGACCCCGCCGAAGATGAAAATGACCACCGACATTCCGCCGGAAATCACTACGCCGGACTCGGTCGACACTCGGATTGGAACGCTGAAGTTCTTCGATGGCTTCCCGGATGACAAGACTACCCAGTTGGTTTACGACAACCTCGATTTCCAGCGCGGCGTTCAGGCGTTTCTGCGCGGCATACCGGGTGCCTCAATTCAGGCCTTTCTACCTGCGGCTAAGAAGTTCGGCGGCGTTGACGGCAACGTGATGATCTTCGAGGACCTGATGGACTCGAAGGCGCTCTGGCTGACCCCGAACAACTCGAGTGTTTACTTCTACACTTGGCTCGACACCAGCAAGGGGCCAATCGTGATGGAGACGCCACCTAATGTCCTTGGTGTGATCGACGACCACTGGTTCCGCTGGGTGGGCGATTATGGCAATGCAGGTCCGGACAAGGGCAAGGGCGGCAAGTTCCTGTTTCTTCCTCCCGACTACAAAGGTGAGGTGCCGAAAGGCTACTTTGTCATGCGCCCGGCGACTTATGGCGTGTGGGCACCGGGACGTGGAATGTTGGTAAATGGTGACCCCAAGCCAGCTGTGGAGAGTATCAAAAAGCTCCTTAAAGTCTATCCATTGGCGCAGGCTGCTCATCCACCAGCCACGAAGTTCACTAACATGAGCGGCATTCCGCATAGTACGATTCATGCGAATAATTTCCACTTCTACGAAGAAGTTCACGAAGTACTGGAGATGGAACCGAACGAGGCGTTGGATCCTGAAACGCTGGGCCTGTTCGCCTCCATCGGCCTCCAGAAAGGCAAACCCTTCGCACCGGACGACCGCATGAAGAAGATCCTCACCGAGGCCGTTGCGGTCGGTAATGCGACGGCGCGCGCTCTTAGCTTCCGGAGTCGCGACGAGGCGAGCTACATCTACCCCGGTAGTTCCTGGTGGATTCCGTCCAGTTCTGGTTATCAGTTTCTGCTCGTACCCGGCGTATTTGACCTGGACAGCCGCAGCGGCTTTCACTATTGGGCTACAGGAGTCACGCCCGCGATGTTCGCCAAGATGGTCGGCAAAGGCTCGCAATACGCTGCTGCGTTTACGGACAGTTCCCACCACGGTCTCGACGGCAGCAAGACCTACAAGGTGCATCTGCCGCCCAACATCCCGGCTAAGGACAACTGGTCCTTCACTCTGTATGACAATCAGACCCGCTCGTGTCTGCAGACCGACCAGCGCTTCCCAAGCGTCAACAGTTTCGACAAAGGCCTCGTGACCAACCCGGATGGTTCGACCGATGTTTGGTTCAGCCCGAAGCTGCCAGCGGGAGTCCCCGAGGCGAACTGGGCACAGACCATCCCCGGCAAAGGTTGGAACATGCTCTTCCGCCTCTACGGTCCGCTCGAACCATGGTTCGACAAGACCTGGCGTGTGGGTGAGGTTGAATTGGTGAAGTGA
- a CDS encoding citrate synthase has translation MSTVAAPKGLEGIVATSSSICWIDGDAGVLSYRGIDIHELAQRSTFEETTYLLWFGKLPNAAELADFTKKLAAARKLDPKIIDLLRSVPTNATPMQVLRTAVSLLSIYDADEADCSHDANVRKSYRLTAQIAMIVALFDRIRKGKPVVDADPTLSHAANFLWMLNGEKPSETATRAFDIALILHADHELNASTFAARVVAATLADIHSAITGAIGALKGPLHGGANEATMRLLYAIDKAGADPVEYVRQMFAEKKKISGFGHRVYHTEDPRATHLRRMSEELGKAAGSTKWFDMSRKIELFVKQEKKLNANVDFYSASTYTTLGIDIDLFTPIFAVSRISGWAAHVIEQHDDNRLIRPRAEYVGPAYPATYIPISER, from the coding sequence ATGTCCACTGTTGCCGCACCTAAAGGCTTGGAAGGCATCGTCGCCACCAGCTCCTCCATCTGCTGGATCGACGGCGACGCCGGCGTCCTCTCCTACCGCGGCATCGACATCCACGAGCTAGCCCAGCGTTCCACCTTCGAGGAGACCACCTACCTCCTCTGGTTCGGCAAACTCCCCAACGCCGCCGAACTGGCCGACTTCACCAAAAAACTCGCCGCAGCCCGCAAGCTCGATCCCAAGATCATCGACCTCCTCCGCAGCGTCCCTACCAACGCGACGCCCATGCAGGTCCTCCGCACCGCCGTCTCGCTCCTCAGCATCTACGACGCCGACGAGGCCGATTGCTCCCACGATGCCAACGTACGCAAGTCCTACCGGCTCACCGCGCAGATCGCCATGATCGTCGCCCTCTTCGACCGCATCCGCAAAGGCAAGCCCGTCGTTGACGCCGACCCCACCCTCTCCCACGCCGCCAACTTCCTCTGGATGCTCAACGGCGAAAAGCCATCCGAGACCGCCACCCGAGCCTTCGACATCGCGCTCATCCTCCATGCCGACCACGAGCTCAACGCCAGCACCTTCGCCGCGCGCGTCGTCGCCGCCACCCTCGCAGACATCCACTCCGCCATCACCGGAGCAATCGGCGCCCTCAAAGGCCCTCTCCACGGCGGAGCCAACGAGGCCACCATGCGCCTCCTCTACGCCATCGACAAAGCCGGCGCCGACCCCGTCGAGTACGTCCGCCAGATGTTCGCTGAGAAGAAAAAGATCTCCGGCTTCGGCCACCGCGTCTACCACACCGAAGACCCCCGCGCCACGCACCTCCGCCGCATGTCGGAAGAGCTAGGCAAAGCCGCCGGTAGCACCAAGTGGTTCGATATGTCGCGCAAGATCGAGCTCTTCGTTAAGCAAGAGAAAAAGCTCAACGCCAACGTCGACTTCTACTCCGCCTCCACCTACACCACCCTCGGCATCGACATCGATCTCTTCACTCCCATCTTCGCCGTCAGCCGCATCTCTGGCTGGGCCGCCCATGTCATCGAGCAGCACGACGACAATCGCCTCATCCGCCCGCGCGCCGAATACGTCGGCCCCGCCTACCCCGCCACCTACATACCCATCTCCGAGCGCTAG
- a CDS encoding NAD(P)/FAD-dependent oxidoreductase: MQRPDICIAGAGIIGLSLALELHERGARVTVLDRSTPLSEASTAAAGMLAARDPHDPLQLRPLSDLSLSLYPAFLDHLQSLSSHQIPFHTNVTLQSVEPNTQANLLTPEELTHLLPQLNPRNQNFTLLHEHSLDPRELAAALLAAVSTTSIDLRPHSPVRLVRSISNDIIEVHTPTDAIHATKFIDCTGAWSTASISPPHLSITPRKGQMLAVALPLSLPLDLVLRTPEIYIVPRTTGPNAGRAIIGATIEDVGFDKTVHPADIDRLRTLAVDLLPDLTHAPQLEAWAGLRPATPDGLPLLGPIPGQKNQFIATGHYRNGILLAPATAHVMAQLLSGEPPSIDLEPYSPDRTA, translated from the coding sequence ATGCAACGCCCCGATATCTGCATCGCCGGAGCTGGCATCATCGGCCTCTCGCTCGCCCTCGAACTCCACGAACGCGGAGCCCGCGTCACCGTCCTCGATCGCAGCACCCCCCTCTCTGAAGCCTCCACCGCAGCAGCCGGCATGTTGGCCGCCCGCGATCCCCATGATCCGCTCCAGCTTCGCCCTCTATCCGACCTGAGCCTCTCTCTCTATCCAGCCTTCCTCGACCACCTTCAATCGCTCTCAAGCCACCAAATCCCCTTTCACACCAACGTCACCCTGCAATCCGTAGAACCCAACACCCAGGCCAACCTCCTCACCCCGGAAGAACTCACCCATCTCCTGCCGCAACTTAACCCTCGCAATCAAAACTTCACTCTCCTCCACGAACACAGCCTTGATCCCCGCGAACTCGCAGCCGCACTCCTGGCCGCCGTCAGCACCACCTCCATCGACCTCCGCCCCCACAGTCCAGTCCGCCTCGTCCGATCCATCTCCAATGACATCATCGAAGTCCACACTCCTACTGACGCGATTCACGCCACAAAGTTCATCGACTGCACCGGGGCCTGGTCCACCGCATCCATCTCTCCCCCGCATCTCTCCATCACACCGCGCAAAGGCCAGATGCTCGCCGTCGCCCTTCCCTTGTCTCTCCCGCTGGACCTCGTTCTCCGCACACCCGAGATCTACATCGTCCCGCGAACCACCGGCCCAAACGCAGGCCGAGCCATCATCGGCGCGACCATCGAAGACGTAGGCTTCGACAAGACCGTTCACCCCGCAGACATCGACCGCCTCCGTACCCTCGCCGTCGATCTCCTGCCCGACCTCACCCACGCTCCCCAACTCGAAGCCTGGGCTGGCCTCCGCCCCGCAACACCCGACGGCCTCCCCCTACTCGGCCCGATACCAGGCCAGAAAAATCAATTCATCGCAACCGGCCACTATCGCAACGGAATCCTTCTCGCACCCGCCACGGCACACGTCATGGCGCAACTCCTATCCGGCGAACCACCCTCAATCGACCTAGAGCCCTACTCCCCTGATCGCACTGCATAA
- a CDS encoding acetyl-CoA C-acetyltransferase — MKDVVIVSAVRTPVGKFQGALSEMTAVQLGSVAVREAVRRAGIDTASVDECVMGCVLPAGLGQNPARQAALQGGLADTVSALTINMVCGSGLRAVALAAQSVMVGDAEIVVAGGMESMSNAPYLLPQGRKGFRMGDSVVVDSMVKDGLWCACEGWHMGMTGELVAEKHSITREMQDAYALESHRRAAAAWRDGRFDAEVIPVSVPGKKGAVTVVAKDESVREDASIEALSALRPAFKKDGTVTAGNAPGVNDAAAAVVVMSAVKAKELGLTPMVTIKAQATSGVAPRWVMLAPVIGVQRVLKKAGWDRDEVDLYELNEAFSVQALGVMKELGLDASRVNVNGGAVAIGHPIGASGARVLVTLIHEMMRRDVKKGVAALCLGGGNSVALAVER, encoded by the coding sequence ATGAAGGATGTGGTGATTGTGTCCGCAGTGCGGACTCCGGTCGGGAAGTTTCAAGGTGCGTTGAGTGAGATGACTGCAGTGCAGTTGGGTTCGGTTGCGGTGCGAGAAGCCGTGCGTAGAGCGGGGATTGACACGGCGAGTGTCGATGAGTGCGTGATGGGATGTGTGCTGCCTGCGGGGCTGGGACAGAATCCTGCGCGGCAGGCGGCGCTGCAGGGTGGGCTTGCGGATACGGTGTCGGCGTTGACGATCAACATGGTTTGCGGGTCGGGGTTGAGGGCGGTGGCGCTGGCGGCGCAGAGTGTGATGGTCGGTGATGCGGAGATTGTTGTGGCGGGTGGGATGGAGTCGATGTCGAATGCGCCTTATCTTCTGCCGCAGGGGCGGAAGGGATTTCGGATGGGCGACTCGGTCGTGGTGGACTCGATGGTGAAGGATGGGTTGTGGTGTGCGTGTGAGGGTTGGCACATGGGGATGACTGGGGAGTTGGTTGCGGAGAAGCATTCGATTACGCGGGAGATGCAGGATGCTTATGCGCTGGAGTCGCATCGACGAGCGGCGGCTGCGTGGCGAGACGGGAGGTTCGATGCGGAGGTGATTCCCGTTTCGGTACCAGGGAAGAAGGGTGCAGTGACGGTGGTGGCTAAGGATGAGAGTGTGCGGGAGGATGCTTCGATCGAAGCGCTTTCTGCGTTGCGGCCTGCGTTCAAGAAGGATGGGACGGTGACGGCGGGGAATGCTCCGGGGGTGAATGATGCGGCGGCTGCGGTGGTGGTGATGTCGGCTGTGAAGGCTAAGGAGCTGGGGTTGACGCCGATGGTGACGATCAAGGCTCAGGCTACGAGTGGAGTGGCGCCGAGGTGGGTGATGCTGGCTCCGGTAATTGGGGTGCAACGGGTTTTGAAGAAGGCTGGATGGGATCGGGATGAGGTGGATCTGTATGAGCTGAATGAGGCCTTTAGTGTGCAGGCGCTTGGTGTGATGAAGGAGTTGGGGCTGGATGCTTCGCGGGTGAATGTGAATGGTGGGGCGGTGGCGATTGGGCATCCGATTGGGGCTAGTGGAGCGAGGGTGCTGGTGACCCTGATTCACGAGATGATGCGGCGGGATGTGAAGAAGGGTGTGGCGGCGCTTTGTTTAGGTGGGGGGAATTCGGTGGCGCTGGCGGTAGAGCGATAG
- a CDS encoding L-serine ammonia-lyase — translation MNTSLFELFKIGIGPSSSHTVGPMRAALRFARQLASANLLEQTAKVNVDLYGSLALTGHGHGTDRAILLGLSGEAPDTVDPTHIETKLSVIRTTNTLNLLARHPISFIEAEHLLFHRNQMYPDPAVTTHPNGMRFSAFDAAGTLIAQDIFYSIGGGFILASAEFEAQQNTQAPTTRTVPYPFRSAAQLLATAEAHNLTIAELLLANEVALLNDPTINRPQTSSTESQSPEAQIKASILTLWQTMQSCTTRGIATEGILPGGLNVRRRAPRLAHRLQTEGSKDPLAPLDWVTVYAMAVNEENAAGGRVVTAPTNGAAGVIPAIAHYYIRFTNEATAQDKEAGLIRYFLTAAAIGILYKENASISGAEVGCQGEVGVACSMAAGGLVAALNGTNAQVEHAAEIAMEHNLGMTCDPIGGLVQIPCIERNGMGAVKAINAARMAMHETGDHKLSLDQIIATMYQTGLDMQSRYKETSLAGLALNIIEC, via the coding sequence GTGAACACCAGCCTCTTCGAACTCTTCAAGATCGGCATCGGCCCCTCTAGCTCCCACACTGTTGGCCCCATGCGCGCCGCTCTCCGCTTTGCACGCCAACTCGCCTCCGCCAATCTCCTTGAACAAACCGCAAAAGTGAACGTCGATCTCTACGGCTCTCTCGCTCTCACCGGCCACGGCCACGGCACCGACCGCGCCATCCTCCTCGGCCTCTCAGGCGAAGCTCCCGACACCGTCGACCCCACTCACATCGAAACCAAACTCTCCGTCATACGCACGACCAACACCCTCAACCTCCTTGCCCGCCATCCCATCTCATTCATCGAAGCCGAACATCTCCTCTTCCATCGCAACCAGATGTACCCCGACCCCGCCGTTACGACTCACCCCAACGGCATGCGCTTCTCCGCCTTCGACGCCGCAGGCACTCTCATCGCGCAGGACATCTTCTACTCCATAGGCGGCGGCTTCATTCTCGCCTCCGCCGAGTTCGAAGCCCAGCAGAACACGCAAGCCCCCACTACCCGCACCGTCCCCTACCCATTCCGCAGCGCCGCCCAACTCCTCGCCACAGCCGAAGCCCACAACCTCACCATCGCCGAACTCCTCCTCGCCAACGAAGTAGCACTCCTCAACGACCCCACCATCAACCGTCCGCAAACATCATCAACCGAATCTCAATCTCCCGAAGCCCAAATCAAAGCCAGCATCCTGACCCTTTGGCAAACCATGCAATCCTGCACCACCCGAGGCATTGCCACCGAAGGCATTCTCCCCGGAGGCCTCAACGTTCGTCGCCGAGCACCACGCCTCGCGCACCGCCTCCAGACCGAAGGCTCCAAAGATCCCCTCGCCCCACTCGACTGGGTCACCGTCTACGCAATGGCCGTCAACGAAGAGAACGCCGCCGGAGGCCGAGTCGTCACCGCCCCCACCAACGGAGCCGCTGGAGTCATCCCCGCCATCGCCCACTACTACATCCGCTTCACCAACGAAGCCACCGCACAAGATAAAGAAGCTGGCCTCATCCGCTACTTCCTAACTGCCGCCGCCATCGGCATCCTCTACAAAGAAAACGCCAGCATCTCCGGAGCAGAGGTCGGCTGCCAGGGCGAAGTAGGCGTAGCCTGCAGCATGGCCGCCGGAGGCCTCGTCGCCGCCCTCAACGGTACCAACGCCCAAGTCGAACACGCCGCCGAGATCGCCATGGAACACAACCTCGGCATGACCTGCGACCCCATCGGCGGCCTCGTCCAGATCCCCTGCATCGAGCGCAACGGCATGGGCGCCGTCAAAGCCATCAATGCCGCCCGCATGGCCATGCACGAAACCGGAGACCACAAACTCTCTCTCGACCAGATCATCGCCACCATGTACCAAACCGGCCTCGACATGCAATCCCGTTACAAAGAGACCAGCCTAGCCGGCCTCGCCCTCAACATCATCGAGTGCTAA
- a CDS encoding MmcQ/YjbR family DNA-binding protein — MNPRIDLFRRLALQLPGAVESAHMGHPDFRLNKRIFATLSAQEKGYGVLKLTPEQQQAFITEQPQSFSPVQGGWGRMGMTFIHLEHADEALIAGALSTAYHNLQKKQSENKSNKKSHTMARPGKSPRTRLQ, encoded by the coding sequence ATGAACCCGCGCATCGACCTCTTCCGCCGCCTCGCACTCCAACTCCCCGGAGCCGTCGAAAGCGCGCACATGGGTCATCCCGACTTCCGCCTCAACAAACGCATCTTCGCCACCCTCTCCGCACAGGAGAAAGGCTACGGCGTCCTCAAGCTAACCCCCGAGCAGCAACAAGCCTTCATCACCGAGCAGCCCCAGTCCTTCTCGCCCGTTCAAGGTGGCTGGGGACGCATGGGCATGACCTTCATCCATCTCGAACATGCCGACGAAGCTCTCATCGCAGGAGCCCTCAGCACTGCCTACCACAACCTCCAGAAGAAGCAGTCGGAGAACAAGTCAAACAAGAAGTCCCACACTATGGCCAGGCCCGGCAAGTCTCCACGCACCCGCCTACAATAA
- a CDS encoding YifB family Mg chelatase-like AAA ATPase, whose translation MLFKARSAAVYGIDAHIIDVEVDFSNIKLDKEQFSTVGLPDAAVRESRDRVRSSIKNSGFDIPSTRITINLAPADLKKEGSGFDLPIAIGILGAYGALLIKDLSDFLLVGELGLDGSLRAVQGMLPIAVAAKANGIANLIIPASNAREAAVVQGVNVYPVSTLLEVRELLNSASLGTISAQPLKVETTSLLDELQHFPFDFKDVRGQLVAKRALEVAAAGGHNILMIGPPGSGKTMLAKRLPSILAPLRFEEALETTKIHSVAGVLDAEQGLVAHRPFRSPHHTISDAGLIGGGMIPRPGEVSLAHNGLLFLDELPEFPRNVLEVLRQPLEDGMVTISRAAMSLSFPARFMLAAAMNPCPCGYFNDKSRECMCTPPMIQRYVSKVSGPLLDRIDIHIEVPAVKYKELRGGMAAEGSEQIRARVLAARERQHERFSEGGDRTKGSAKAASRRVFANSQMSTQQIRTYCELSSDAERLLERAMQQQGLSARAHDRILKVARTIADLAGEAMIAVPHIAEAIQYRTLDRSYWA comes from the coding sequence ATGCTTTTCAAGGCTCGTAGTGCTGCCGTTTATGGGATTGATGCCCACATTATTGATGTTGAAGTCGATTTTTCGAACATCAAATTAGACAAGGAACAGTTCAGCACGGTGGGATTACCGGATGCGGCGGTGCGGGAGAGTCGCGATCGGGTAAGGTCGTCGATCAAGAACTCTGGCTTTGATATTCCGTCGACGCGGATCACGATCAATCTGGCTCCGGCGGATTTGAAGAAGGAAGGGTCGGGGTTTGATCTGCCGATTGCGATCGGGATATTGGGAGCGTATGGTGCGCTGCTCATCAAAGACCTGAGTGATTTTTTGCTGGTGGGGGAGTTGGGGCTCGATGGGAGCCTGCGCGCGGTGCAGGGGATGCTGCCGATCGCGGTCGCGGCGAAGGCGAATGGGATTGCGAATCTGATCATCCCTGCGAGTAATGCTCGTGAGGCGGCGGTGGTGCAGGGTGTGAATGTTTATCCGGTTAGCACTTTGCTGGAGGTTCGGGAGCTGCTGAACTCGGCGTCACTGGGGACGATATCAGCGCAGCCTTTGAAGGTGGAGACGACTAGCCTGCTAGATGAGTTGCAGCACTTTCCGTTCGACTTCAAGGACGTGCGTGGGCAGCTTGTGGCGAAGCGAGCGCTGGAGGTAGCGGCTGCGGGTGGACACAATATTTTGATGATTGGGCCACCGGGTTCTGGTAAGACGATGCTGGCGAAGCGGCTGCCGTCGATTCTGGCTCCGCTGCGGTTTGAAGAGGCGTTGGAGACGACGAAGATCCACTCGGTTGCTGGGGTGCTAGACGCGGAGCAGGGGTTGGTGGCGCATAGGCCGTTCCGGTCGCCGCACCATACGATCTCGGATGCGGGGTTGATTGGCGGCGGGATGATTCCGCGGCCGGGCGAGGTTTCGCTGGCGCACAACGGGCTGCTGTTTCTGGATGAGTTGCCGGAGTTTCCGAGGAATGTGCTGGAGGTGCTGCGGCAGCCGCTGGAAGATGGCATGGTCACGATCTCGCGGGCGGCGATGAGCTTGAGCTTTCCAGCGAGATTTATGCTGGCGGCCGCGATGAATCCTTGTCCGTGTGGGTACTTCAATGACAAGTCGCGGGAGTGTATGTGTACGCCGCCGATGATTCAGCGATATGTTTCGAAGGTGAGCGGGCCGCTGCTGGACCGGATTGATATCCATATTGAGGTTCCGGCGGTGAAGTACAAGGAACTGCGGGGTGGGATGGCGGCCGAGGGCTCGGAACAGATACGGGCCAGGGTGCTGGCTGCACGGGAGCGGCAGCATGAGCGGTTCAGCGAGGGAGGCGACCGGACGAAGGGTTCGGCGAAGGCGGCTTCGCGGAGGGTGTTTGCGAACTCTCAAATGAGCACGCAGCAGATACGGACTTATTGCGAGCTGTCGTCGGATGCGGAGCGGTTGCTGGAGAGGGCGATGCAGCAGCAGGGGTTGAGCGCGCGGGCGCATGACCGGATACTGAAGGTCGCGCGGACGATTGCCGATCTGGCTGGGGAAGCGATGATCGCGGTACCGCATATTGCTGAGGCGATTCAGTATAGGACCTTGGATCGGAGTTATTGGGCGTGA
- a CDS encoding DNA-directed RNA polymerase subunit omega: MRSDLIFGALTHVTNRYELCQLASKATRKLHKPNTRLQDTTNEVLDRFKDTVPMGESEAVVEKVHVQERRAA; the protein is encoded by the coding sequence ATGCGCTCAGATCTTATTTTTGGAGCCCTCACGCACGTCACAAACCGGTATGAGCTGTGCCAGTTGGCGTCGAAGGCAACCCGTAAGCTGCACAAGCCGAATACTCGTTTGCAGGACACGACGAATGAAGTTCTCGATCGCTTCAAGGACACCGTTCCGATGGGTGAATCTGAAGCAGTTGTAGAGAAGGTACATGTTCAGGAACGCCGCGCAGCTTAA